Below is a window of Candidozyma auris chromosome 3, complete sequence DNA.
TTACAAGAATCCAAACACCTTCAAGTGCTACACAAGCCCAATTTTTACTGAACACGAATAGGGCCAACACAAGAACTTCAGCAACATAAAGTGCGACGAACAACTGGAATAATGCGGTTGCATATGCTCTCCCTCTTGCGTCCGTCTGAACTGGGTGAAGCACGTAAATCAAGGTGTACAAAAATGCgaagaatatcaagaaaAAGGATATCGCCGAGAACCCCAATACCAAAGGAGCAATAATAGAATAAGTTAATGCAATTAAGCATATGAGTTGGAAGGAGGGATAAAGAACAGAAAAATCTGGTCTTCCCAACGTAGTATAACGAGTCCACTTGGCTCTGGGGGACTTGTCCAAAATACGACCCAACACTTTAGACAACGCAAGACCAACAACGTTCGCTAAGGCccttgaagagaagacgAGGCCGTAAAGACACAAATAGGAAAGATAAAAATTGGAGGACTTGGGGAGCTCGCTGGCCAATAGTGTCATTGCGGATGAAGGATTGTTTATAATACTTTGGACAGATGATGCTGCAGAAGATCCCAAAGCGCACGCCAAGAAGGTATTGACAACCTGAAATGCAAAGAACCAATTCTGACAATAAGAATTTACTTGTTGCACAGTGATGCATCCGGCAACCTTTCCCATCTTTTTTATGAAGGGTGGTATCAAAGACATCAAAATTGCTAAAGCGACAACCGGAAGAAGGGATGTGATGATACCCATCAATTGCGACGGcatgttgttgatgaagtcaAGCCAAGGGAGTTTTTCAGTCAAAAAGTTTATATTGGAGATAGCACCTACCACAGCAACCGGTATGCACCAAAATATTATCGTTAATGTCAACACCGTAGAGGCAATagttttcttcaagtaaCGCTTATTTCTGGTCAACGCAAGATTAGACCAAATCACGTCGTCTGGCGCAATTCCTGTGAATCTTTTGGTTCTCTTGAAATCCTTATTAAACGGGATTGCTTGATAAGCCCTTTGCAATTCCAATTGCGAAGGAAATTCAATAAAGACTGATGGAATTTGAGGATTAACATTATGCTCCGCCTGACCCTTCTTAATAGATTTATTCAACTCACCTAAACGCTCTGCACCGTAATTCAAGGTATCAACCTTTTCTCCAATGAGGAATTTGAGGCGGTGTGTGGGCCGTTTCTTACCGTCTTTTAGGTATTTGTTAAGATCATCAACTGGTTCTGGAAGAGGCTTacctttcttttgaagcttttgcCTTAATTGTACTGCTTTGCAGAGAACACTATTCAAAGCGCCTTCATACTTTTTTGAGAGTTTCGTCCTCTCATCCACTAATTCAGTAAGCTCCTTGTAATCACGAGCATACCAAATATTGGTTGCAGTCGGGAAGTATGCCCGCAATTCATTCTCCAGTAAAGCAGCCTCAGGGATTTCGGTAAGAAGCATGGTCCTAGAGGACAACAAGGAATCATACATTGGCGTTGTTTGTAAAGCATGCCTGAAAGTTGTGTAGTGAACTAGTTCACGGTAAATGACAAAAATGACCGCACCAAAAAATATCCACGACAAAAAAACGTGAGCAAAATATCTGTTTTTATCTCTAACATTACCGAAAGTCAACATGTCTAATTGCTTCTTATGATTTCCGTTTGTAATGTTGACTGGGAAAAGAATTGGCCAAAGTAAAATACATCccaaaaagcaaatgaATGCGAACTCAAACAAAAAGCGAAGGAAGAAGTAACCATCTGCGCCCAATTGTTGTACAAGGTACGGAGTAGgtttcttgatcaaatgaGTAGCCCAAGCAAACAAACCTTTAGGACTCTCATCAGGTCTCAAGTCTTTCGAGACAGTTTCCACAGAAGACCTCGGCTCATAAACTCTCCTCTCTGACTTacgaagaaggagaaaaatCAGCGTAAAAATGACACTGATTATGAAAGTCGGAATCAACACCGATAACAATTGAGATGCAGAGGAGCTGCTCTCACCGGAACTGGAACTTGCCATTGGTAGTTTCGCAATACACTTGATCAGTGAAGGGCTGAACGTCGTCCCTTTATGTATCacagaaagaagcagcaagCATCAAAACAAAGAACGTTCGCTGCGTAATGCGGGTCACGAAGGCAGTGGCTGGCGACGTACTGCAACTGAACTTGCATGTGACAACAATGTAACTCTTGCCCGATTTCTCCCCGCACACTTCTTGTCTTGCTAGCAACGGACAaaaatgagctttttcaaaatttcgGAATCAAAATTGTTATGCA
It encodes the following:
- the PHM7 gene encoding Phm7p — protein: MASSSSGESSSSASQLLSVLIPTFIISVIFTSIFLLLRKSERRVYEPRSSVETVSKDLRPDESPKGLFAWATHLIKKPTPYLVQQLGADGYFFLRFLFEFAFICFLGCILLWPILFPVNITNGNHKKQLDMLTFGNVRDKNRYFAHVFLSWIFFGAVIFVIYRELVHYTTFRHALQTTPMYDSLLSSRTMLLTEIPEAALSENELRAYFPTATNIWYARDYKELTELVDERTKLSKKYEGALNSVLCKAVQLRQKLQKKGKPLPEPVDDLNKYLKDGKKRPTHRLKFLIGEKVDTLNYGAERLGELNKSIKKGQAEHNVNPQIPSVFIEFPSQLELQRAYQAIPFNKDFKRTKRFTGIAPDDVIWSNLALTRNKRYLKKTIASTVLTLTIIFWCIPVAVVGAISNINFLTEKLPWLDFINNMPSQLMGIITSLLPVVALAILMSLIPPFIKKMGKVAGCITVQQVNSYCQNWFFAFQVVNTFLACALGSSAASSVQSIINNPSSAMTLLASELPKSSNFYLSYLCLYGLVFSSRALANVVGLALSKVLGRILDKSPRAKWTRYTTLGRPDFSVLYPSFQLICLIALTYSIIAPLVLGFSAISFFLIFFAFLYTLIYVLHPVQTDARGRAYATALFQLFVALYVAEVLVLALFVFSKNWACVALEGVWILVTATCHQLFKWKFLPILEAVPISAIKYSAGDSTFQYPMYDQGLKEIQTEGKNYWEGGNQLGLSNSPLDQVLADPKTDESDAYTRTGTNEKDISSEKKIEPTVPSNDKTRKSVGTLTSFFRPKMETFDKVRDEMPAAYLNYIEYNPDFVRTAYNDPVVIDEEPHIWIPKDEMGLSEIEKNKALENGVDVSDADAGFDEKGNAVYYGPPPSYEEALKV